One Caretta caretta isolate rCarCar2 chromosome 8, rCarCar1.hap1, whole genome shotgun sequence DNA window includes the following coding sequences:
- the DMRTA2 gene encoding doublesex- and mab-3-related transcription factor A2 yields the protein MELRSEMPSVPSAPASVPPSSVAAAAAAAAASLPVSVAGSLLRGPPLLLRAAEKYPRTPKCARCRNHGVVSALKGHKRYCRWKDCMCAKCTLIAERQRVMAAQVALRRQQAQEENEARELQLLYGTAEGLALAAANGIIPPRPAYEVFGSVCSGASGEGGAGGSDSKLQKFDLFPKTLLPSRAVTPQQAGGKPLSPDGESVPGTSSPEARHGSGSENGDGESLLSSPVSKGPKEGEESPGSISPLGSDSGSEAEKDEQDPSPSAGGRQRTPIDILTRVFPAHRRSVLELVLQGCGGDVVQAIEQILNNRGPDKGPEESWARDGALQPSPAAAAAHHRPLIAGAMSPAIGTLGSRSAFSPLQPNASHFGAEASAYPLGTHLGLNPLRLAYSAHSRGLAFMAPYSTAGLMPTLGFRPPMDYAFSDLMRDRSAVHKEQVYSSGLYGPMVNNTPEKQ from the exons ATGGAGCTGAGATCGGAAATGCCCAGCGTCCCCTCGGCGCCCGCTTCGGTGCCCCCCAGCTCGGTGGCGGCGGCTGCCGCGGCCGCGGCCGCAAGCTTGCCGGTGAGCGTGGCCGGCAGCCTCCTGCGGGGCCCCCCGCTGCTGCTGCGGGCGGCCGAGAAGTACCCGCGCACGCCCAAGTGCGCCCGGTGCCGGAACCACGGGGTGGTGTCGGCGCTGAAGGGCCACAAGCGCTACTGCCGCTGGAAGGACTGCATGTGCGCCAAGTGCACCCTGATCGCCGAGCGCCAGCGCGTCATGGCCGCGCAGGTGGCGCTGCGCCGCCAGCAGGCGCAGGAGGAGAACGAGGCCCGCGAGCTCCAGCTACTCTACGGCACCGCCGAGGGCCTGGCCCTGGCCGCGGCCAACGGCATCATCCCGCCCCGGCCAGCCTACGAGGTCTTCGGCTCCGTCTGCAGCGGGGCCAGCGGCGAGGGAGGCGCTGGGGGCTCGG ACTCCAAGCTGCAGAAGTTCGACCTGTTCCCCAAGACGCTGCTGCCCAGCCGGGCTGTGACCCCGCAGCAGGCGGGCGGGAAGCCCCTGTCTCCGGATGGGGAGTCGGTGCCGGGCACCTCCTCCCCAGAAGCTCGCCACGGCTCGGGCTCGGAGAACGGGGACGGCGAGTCCCTCCTCAGCTCGCCCGTCTCCAAGGGGCCGAAGGAGGGCGAGGAGAGCCCGGGCTCCATCAGCCCGCTGGGCTCCGACTCGGGCTCGGAGGCCGAGAAGGACGAGCAGGACCCGTCGCCCTCGGCCGGCGGCCGCCAGCGGACTCCCATCGACATCCTGACGCGGGTCTTCCCGGCGCACCGGCGCAGCGTGCTGGAGCTGGTGctgcagggctgcggcggggacGTGGTGCAGGCCATCGAGCAGATCCTCAACAACCGCGGCCCGGACAAGGGGCCCGAGGAGAGCTGGGCCCGGGACGgcgccctgcagcccagcccggccgccgccgccgcccacCACCGGCCCTTGATCGCCGGCGCCATGAGCCCGGCCATCGGCACGCTGGGCAGCCGCTCCGCCTTCTCGCCCCTGCAGCCCAACGCCAGCCACTTCGGCGCCGAGGCCAGCGCCTACCCGCTGGGCACCCACCTGGGCCTCAACCCCCTGCGCCTGGCCTACTCGGCGCACAGCCGGGGACTGGCCTTCATGGCCCCCTACTCCACCGCCGGCCTCATGCCCACGCTGGGCTTCCGGCCGCCCATGGACTACGCCTTCAGCGACCTCATGCGGGACCGCTCCGCCGTGCACAAGGAGCAGGTCTACTCCAGCGGCCTCTACGGGCCCATGGTCAACAACACCCCCGAGAAGCAATAG